A region from the Aegilops tauschii subsp. strangulata cultivar AL8/78 chromosome 5, Aet v6.0, whole genome shotgun sequence genome encodes:
- the LOC109778962 gene encoding putative pectinesterase 63 — MQGRNCNPALPLGIAVLVLVLASISPASSQQQVSFNIGGSAAKKPSSGGGAGAGGGDSFDQFITKNVEHFAVTEQIYASKAKASGGKVLDAELAAAEAGTVRYVVSPDGKGNFKTITDAIKAVPEKNKKRTILDIKPGTYKEKLTIPMWKPFITFVGNPKNPPVITWDDTAGTRGKDGKPLGTLASATVAVEADYFSASGVVFKNNAPLAKAGQEGGQAVALRLFGTKAAFYNCTIDGGQDTLYDHKGLHYFKNCIIRGSVDFIFGFGRSLYTDCTIMSVTTEIAVLTAQQRSKTIDDKDAIESGFSFVRCKIFGLGQIYLGRAWGDSSRVVYSFTDMSKEVVPVGWDKWKVEKPDRRGGVFYGEYKCSGPGAMSNERIGWARVLDDAQARPFTGSHFVYGNSWILPPAKSNF; from the exons ATGCAGGGGCGCAACTGTAATCCTGCTTTGCCTCTCGGCATTGCTGTTCTTGTGCTAGTCCTAGCATCCATCTCCCCGGCTTCTTCGCAGCAGCAAGTCAGCTTCAACATCGGTGGCAGCGCGGCCAAAAAGCCGAGCTCCGGTGGTGGCGCGGGAGCCGGAGGCGGCGACAGCTTTGACCAGTTCATCACCAAGAACGTCGAGCACTTTGCCGTCACCGAGCAGATCTACGCTAGCAAGGCCAAGGCCAGCGGCGGCAAGGTGCTCGACGCGGAGCTGGCGGCGGCCGAGGCCGGCACGGTGAGGTATGTCGTGAGCCCCGACGGCAAGGGAAATTTCAAGACCATCACCGATGCGATCAAGGCCGTGCCGGAGAAGAACAAGAAGAGGACCATCCTCGACATCAAGCCCGGCACCTACAA GGAGAAGCTGACAATCCCGATGTGGAAGCCGTTCATCACGTTTGTGGGCAACCCGAAGAACCCGCCGGTCATCACGTGGGACGACACGGCAGGGACGCGCGGCAAGGACGGCAAACCCCTCGGCACCCTCGCCagcgccaccgtcgccgtcgAGGCCGACTACTTCTCGGCCTCCGGCGTCGTATTCAAG AACAACGCACCATTGGCAAAGGCGGGCCAAGAGGGCGGGCAGGCGGTGGCGCTGCGGTTGTTCGGCACCAAGGCCGCCTTCTACAACTGCACCATTGACGGCGGGCAGGACACGCTCTACGACCACAAGGGCCTCCACTACTTTAAGAATTGCATCATCCGAGGGAGCGTCGACTTCATCTTCGGCTTTGGGAGGTCCCTCTACACG GACTGCACGATCATGTCGGTGACGACGGAGATAGCGGTGCTGACGGCGCAGCAGCGGAGCAAGACCATCGACGATAAGGACGCCATCGAGAGCGGGTTCTCGTTCGTGCGATGCAAGATCTTCGGGCTGGGCCAGATCTACCTTGGGAGGGCGTGGGGGGACTCGTCGCGGGTGGTCTACTCCTTCACAGACATGAGCAAGGAGGTGGTGCCCGTCGGCTGGGACAAATGGAAGGTCGAGAAGCCAGATCG GAGGGGTGGTGTATTCTACGGGGAGTACAAGTGCAGCGGGCCCGGGGCCATGTCCAACGAGAGGATCGGGTGGGCGCGGGTGCTCGACGACGCGCAGGCGAGGCCCTTCACCGGCTCGCACTTCGTCTACGGCAACTCCTGGATCCTACCCCCGGCCAAAAGCAACTTCTAG